A single genomic interval of Penicillium psychrofluorescens genome assembly, chromosome: 2 harbors:
- a CDS encoding uncharacterized protein (ID:PFLUO_003564-T1.cds;~source:funannotate): MIIPVRCFSCGKVVGDLWERYLQLLDDGVPDGDAMDQLGCRRYCCRRMIMTHVDLIEKLLRYNSADKDRTKAPV; this comes from the exons ATGATCATTCCCGTCCGTTGCTTCTCCTGCGGCAAG gtcgtcggcgacctgTGGGAGCGCTACCTGCAACTGCTAGATGATGGAGTCCCCGATGG CGACGCTATGGACCAGCTTGGCTGCCGCCGCTACTGCTGTCGGCGGATGATCATGACCCACGTTGACCTGATCGAGAAGCTTCTTCG GTACAATTCCGCCGACAAGGATCGGACCAAAGCCCCGGTATAA